In Anopheles bellator unplaced genomic scaffold, idAnoBellAS_SP24_06.2 scaffold00395_ctg1, whole genome shotgun sequence, the genomic stretch TTAAAGACGTTACCGCCTAGCAACAACTTCTCCATGTTTATCCGAAGGAACAACAGTGTAGTTATTCTTTCAGCCCGATCATGCCAGCCATCAACTACAGCGAACTCAATTGCCTCAGGTATTGTTTCTCAGCATTTGCCCACATAACTGCACCCGCTTCCGCAATGATATGGATTGGATTACTATGGATTTAAATATAGTTTGTTATCTACTTAGCAAAGCACACTACTTAGCATACATACATACCAAATGACATGTTCATGGTACATGAATGCATAGATCGAAAATAACAAGGAAACAGTACTAATTAAACACAATGAAAGTACTCTTTCGTCTTCCATCAAACTTTAGAAGAAAGAGGATACAAGCACTACGGACAAGTGAAAAAACTACCGACAAAATCACATTTCAACCACGGAAACCCCATGCCTTGCTGTAGCCAAGAAAGTAACACGAACTGAATTGGCAACTGCCAAAGTAAAAACACTGTCAATTTTTGACACATAGGAACAAACATCAATTATTCCTTCTACAGCGCGTTATCCAAGttcagtgttttatttttaaaatcaacGAATGCAAATCATCTTCCTTTCATAAGATGCGTTCTGTCTACCTATTAACTATTATCTTAAGCTCTACCTGTCACTAACGGTAAGGCACAGGGCATGTGCGGTAGATAACCCATGGTATGAAAAAAACACTTTGATTCGTTGGTTCGCCCTTTCAtcaacaaaaattaataagcCGACGCTTCTGACTGGTGAcgtttgtcaatttttcttccatcAAGACATTTAGTGTGATCTTTCTCGTGTCTTCACGGTTTTCATGTTTCTCATAAACGTTTACTCTTCAATTCTACGTTTACAGACTTAATGTCGATTTTCCTGACAACCAGACACAGGATTTTCAGCGTCTTTCTACAATTGATGCACATGTTTGCTCTTCTGAATATTGCGGTGCAACAAGAATTTACTCTAACTATTGCAGATTTCAGTGTCTGTTACACCCATAATCGGAGTCGAATCGAGTATTCTGCTGCAGAAGGCGAGTTATTCTAATGCAAACCAAAAAGTGAGTACTAGCATCGTCACAATCACCTCCAAGGATCAACCCAAACGCCTTAACTTGCCAATTGAAATACTTACACGAGCTACCGGACCGGGCATAGGCTGCTCTTTTGGCATTACCTTCTTGCCGTCAattgatgctgctgatgttgatgCAGATACATCTGGCTGGATTGAGTGCATAGTCTGGTTTAGTTCCAGCAACGTctcgaaatcgatttctttgCCTTTCGTTTCACCGCGCTCGTACCATTCAACAGTGACAGAACGAGTGCTCTCATGCACTCGGGAAACCATCGCTGAATGAACCCGACCTGTtgtgaataaattaaagatTACAAACTAGCTGCAGAAGCAATCATCG encodes the following:
- the LOC131214266 gene encoding kinesin-like protein KIF2A, coding for MVSRVHESTRSVTVEWYERGETKGKEIDFETLLELNQTMHSIQPDVSASTSAASIDGKKVMPKEQPMPGPVARLSSSFEEEEDIQPEQTNSTQAVIRFQNLKASMASNNVQQHNTNRATISHTNNRGDVQGVGPVASRN